The sequence AAAACCGCCACCGTGCCATAGACTTCAGTTCGGGGTTGTTCGTGGAATTTAACGCCTCGGGCCCGGTAGGTTTCATAATCGCGCCAGAAGTCATCCGTATTCAGAAACAGAAAGACGCGTCCACCGGTTTGATTGCCGACGTGGGCCAGTTCCGCCGGGTTTTTCGCTTGAGCCAGCAGCAACCGGGTTTCCTGCGCGCCAGGAGGCGCAACCACGACCCAGCGCTTTCCATCGCCCCGGCCAGTGTCTTCGATCAGATGGAACCCAAGCACACGGGTGTAATAGGCAATCGCTTCGTCATAGTCTCGAACCAGAAGGCTCACACCGCCAAGATGTTGTTTCATAAAGGACTTCCGCATGAGAGAGATGACACAGGTTTTCGGTTTCGAATAGAATCTAACATAATCAATCAGAAAGGGTAACATCGAACTCCATGCGGAATGTTGTGGTCGGCTTCGTGTTCCTGCTTTTATCACCACTGGTCATCCAGGCCCAAACCCAGCAAACCGGGTGGGTTGCCGCTTTTACCACCTTTAAACTCAACGATGAATTCAGTGTCCATTTTGACGGACAATTACGCAGCACGGATAATTTGGAGCAGCTCCAGACGATCCTGATTCGCCCAGGCATCAATTTTCACCTCACCAAAGATTTCTCGGTGACCGCCGGATATGCCTTTATTCCCAATCGGAGAAACATCGGCACCAAATCAGCACTCCTCAACGAACATCGCATCTGGCAGCAGGCCCTCTATAGCCACAAAGCGCGTCGAACCAGCCTCAGCCACCGGTTTCGGTTTGAACAACGCTTTCTCCCTAAAGCCACCATCAGCAGCAACACAATCGAAACCAGTGGCTTTGATACAGCCTACCGGTTGCGGTATTTTGTCAGGCAAATTATTCCGTTGACCAGCCATAAACCATTCAAAGAAGGCTGGTTCCTGGCG comes from Acidobacteriota bacterium and encodes:
- a CDS encoding DUF2490 domain-containing protein, with amino-acid sequence MRNVVVGFVFLLLSPLVIQAQTQQTGWVAAFTTFKLNDEFSVHFDGQLRSTDNLEQLQTILIRPGINFHLTKDFSVTAGYAFIPNRRNIGTKSALLNEHRIWQQALYSHKARRTSLSHRFRFEQRFLPKATISSNTIETSGFDTAYRLRYFVRQIIPLTSHKPFKEGWFLALQNEVFANVGNKSAVNGKVFDQNRLYGAVGYRFPGKIDLEVGYMNQYIQTRSSSTTNHIVQFALYRHL
- a CDS encoding VOC family protein — protein: MKQHLGGVSLLVRDYDEAIAYYTRVLGFHLIEDTGRGDGKRWVVVAPPGAQETRLLLAQAKNPAELAHVGNQTGGRVFLFLNTDDFWRDYETYRARGVKFHEQPRTEVYGTVAVFEDLYGNKWDLLQLAA